A single window of Methanoregula sp. DNA harbors:
- a CDS encoding PIN domain-containing protein — MTQEEQIFIHELPLLLNYLESSLSVSYPLYEFDLFSARPDGNVYLLGGFGSREMFEDARASCGTTAQEMPAFNDLLSCLMNSGILPYANRDAFEEKLRMYNQLKKGVRFGPDTNVFYHGLPLNAGIDPAAFLLVDTVKNEIESSMNYKYSPKQIADFKRTARYQKQLLDELVNARTKRARLAAHLALPQFRAIRDRATMVPALEPSSSDKEANDLIIVRSLKAFEKEKFALPVMLTADRNLATLCDAEGVEHFLFEMPAAIGKPHCTPAAFTNLLATLAGVLGFIQCNSAVIFGEYRGKGGRSDELKVQFLNETLIEPFRKDLTICRKLQALNIAI, encoded by the coding sequence ATGACACAGGAAGAGCAGATCTTCATCCACGAACTCCCCCTGCTGCTCAATTACCTGGAATCCTCCCTGTCGGTGTCGTATCCCCTCTACGAATTCGACCTTTTTTCCGCGAGACCTGATGGCAATGTATACCTGCTTGGTGGTTTTGGGTCCCGCGAAATGTTCGAAGATGCCCGTGCATCATGTGGCACTACAGCACAGGAGATGCCGGCGTTCAATGACCTCCTGTCCTGCCTGATGAACAGCGGGATCCTTCCGTATGCCAACAGGGATGCATTTGAGGAAAAACTGCGCATGTACAACCAGCTGAAGAAAGGCGTGCGGTTCGGGCCTGATACGAATGTCTTTTACCATGGCCTGCCGCTCAATGCCGGCATCGACCCGGCAGCATTTCTGCTGGTTGATACGGTCAAAAACGAGATTGAGTCCTCGATGAATTACAAGTACTCCCCGAAACAGATCGCCGATTTTAAGCGCACCGCACGGTACCAGAAGCAGCTGCTGGACGAGCTGGTCAATGCCAGGACCAAGCGGGCGCGTCTGGCAGCCCACCTCGCACTCCCCCAGTTCAGAGCCATCCGGGACCGGGCCACTATGGTGCCCGCCCTGGAACCGTCATCGTCTGACAAAGAGGCAAACGATCTCATCATCGTCAGATCGCTCAAAGCATTTGAAAAGGAAAAGTTCGCCCTTCCGGTGATGCTGACTGCTGACCGGAACCTTGCAACGCTCTGCGATGCGGAGGGCGTTGAGCATTTCCTCTTTGAGATGCCTGCTGCCATCGGAAAACCCCACTGTACTCCGGCAGCATTTACGAACCTGCTGGCAACCCTCGCGGGAGTCCTGGGGTTCATCCAGTGCAACTCGGCCGTCATCTTCGGGGAGTACCGGGGAAAAGGCGGCAGGAGTGATGAACTGAAAGTACAGTTCCTCAACGAAACGCTTATTGAACCGTTCAGGAAGGATCTCACCATATGCCGGAAGCTGCAGGCACTCAACATCGCCATATAA